The Candidatus Peregrinibacteria bacterium genome includes a region encoding these proteins:
- a CDS encoding glycosyltransferase, with the protein MVQKRQKNFFQKGILVGAVVLVVIAYRLYFLPPTPLNIIFAITSLWIISHSLLAGFFLFQHFRKEWQGEFVLIAFSLMMCLIFFTQSFEYYLLWFLIASSFFIGRFALHYQISKVTTQHWLREHCYFKMRIEFLTTLVALLEVYLFTYFPQEGILWMTLFSISAVKVHYEIFYGKKLYSIIYENTALSYGTPFLSIIIPAYNEAKNILNLIRSLKKQIYTNFEVIVVDDESTDKTKSLVRNEKSSFPIHVLERKGKRGPSAARNFGALHAKGKILLFLDADIEIPENSLSGILQEFIQDEAGIAFLDFKISSKNIIDRITVAIYRFWVRATQFFYPKGTGFAIMVKKVLNDEYKGFDESILLLEDFEYIERISRHGRFRVLTNNPVLASWRRFQYENRFSLTMKYIGMELYRKIFGEIRKPVFDYQFGKYGKGEEDER; encoded by the coding sequence ATGGTTCAAAAAAGACAGAAAAATTTTTTTCAAAAGGGGATACTCGTTGGGGCTGTTGTCCTTGTCGTGATTGCGTATCGTCTCTATTTTTTGCCACCAACTCCACTCAATATTATTTTTGCAATTACGAGCTTGTGGATTATTTCCCACTCTCTCCTTGCCGGATTTTTTCTGTTTCAGCATTTTCGGAAAGAGTGGCAAGGAGAGTTTGTCTTGATCGCGTTTTCCCTGATGATGTGTCTCATATTTTTTACGCAATCATTTGAATATTATCTCCTTTGGTTTCTCATCGCTTCGTCATTTTTTATTGGGAGATTTGCTCTCCACTATCAGATCAGTAAGGTTACCACACAGCATTGGCTTCGAGAACACTGTTATTTCAAAATGCGCATAGAATTCCTGACCACTCTTGTTGCTCTTCTCGAGGTCTATCTCTTCACGTATTTTCCACAGGAAGGAATTCTCTGGATGACACTCTTTTCTATTAGCGCCGTGAAAGTTCATTATGAAATATTTTACGGGAAAAAATTATATTCGATCATCTATGAAAATACTGCTCTTTCGTATGGGACGCCATTTCTCAGTATTATTATTCCTGCCTACAATGAAGCAAAAAATATTTTAAATCTCATCCGTTCGCTGAAAAAACAAATTTATACGAATTTTGAAGTTATAGTCGTTGATGATGAAAGTACAGATAAAACAAAGTCACTTGTTCGGAATGAAAAATCTTCATTTCCCATTCATGTTCTCGAAAGAAAAGGAAAAAGAGGACCATCTGCAGCTCGAAACTTTGGAGCTCTTCATGCAAAGGGGAAGATTCTTCTTTTTCTCGATGCCGATATTGAGATTCCGGAGAATTCTCTTTCGGGAATTCTTCAAGAATTTATTCAGGATGAAGCGGGAATTGCATTTTTGGATTTCAAAATCTCCTCAAAAAATATCATCGATCGCATCACCGTAGCAATTTACAGATTTTGGGTTCGGGCTACACAATTCTTTTATCCAAAAGGAACGGGATTTGCCATCATGGTGAAAAAAGTATTGAATGACGAATATAAAGGTTTTGACGAATCCATTCTTCTTCTCGAAGATTTTGAGTATATTGAGAGAATTTCGCGTCATGGAAGATTTCGAGTGCTCACGAATAATCCTGTTTTGGCATCGTGGAGGAGATTTCAGTATGAGAACAGATTTTCTCTTACCATGAAATACATTGGAATGGAGCTCTACCGTAAAATATTTGGGGAAATCCGAAAGCCAGTTTTTGATTATCAATTTGGGAAATACGGGAAAGGGGAGGAGGACGAAAGATAA
- a CDS encoding phosphomannomutase/phosphoglucomutase, with amino-acid sequence MLSDHIFRAYDIRGIYGKDFDENGAELIGKAYAAYLQELSPNRKLKIALGRDGRKSGEILEKAFLKGVVESGIDVVQIGMVSSPLLFFAICDGKFDGGVTITASHNPQEYNGFKLQRDHAHAICGEEIQKVLQIIHEKKFHVPKEKGTQSKMDFREIYFSKLRSLSNFSSEKKPKIVIDAGNGIMGNFAPDFFRNLGCEVIELYCEVDGTFPNHDADPEREENLQDLKKKVLEERADFGVAFDGDGDRVGILDDKGNHYSADLLLLLLSRDLLTRYPGASIVFDLKSTEVLSEEIQKLGGKALMCKTGHSFVEEMMEKEKALLGGEVSGHLFFAEDYYGYDDALLAAFKILTVVWNSGKKLEEHFADLRRTFITPEIKVKISEHEKFAIMKKIVQHFLTKYPDALTIDGIRIEFGEGAWGIIRVSNTSAYLTMRFEARSEEKLSEIQKIVFDHLEEYAEISGIPEVELM; translated from the coding sequence ATGCTCTCCGATCACATTTTTCGCGCCTACGACATTCGAGGAATTTATGGAAAGGATTTTGATGAAAATGGCGCTGAGCTCATTGGAAAGGCGTATGCGGCGTATCTTCAGGAACTTTCTCCGAATCGAAAATTGAAAATTGCGCTTGGAAGAGATGGAAGAAAAAGTGGAGAGATTTTGGAAAAAGCTTTTCTGAAAGGAGTGGTGGAATCGGGAATTGATGTCGTTCAGATTGGAATGGTTTCTTCACCGCTTCTCTTTTTTGCGATTTGCGATGGGAAATTTGATGGGGGAGTAACGATTACCGCAAGTCACAATCCTCAGGAATATAATGGATTTAAGCTTCAACGAGATCACGCTCATGCGATTTGTGGCGAAGAAATTCAGAAAGTTTTACAAATTATTCATGAGAAAAAATTTCATGTTCCGAAAGAAAAGGGAACTCAGTCGAAAATGGATTTTCGGGAAATATATTTTTCAAAACTCAGGTCTCTTTCGAATTTTTCTTCTGAAAAAAAGCCAAAAATAGTGATTGATGCGGGAAATGGAATTATGGGGAATTTTGCTCCAGATTTTTTTCGAAATCTTGGATGTGAAGTTATTGAGCTTTATTGTGAGGTCGATGGAACTTTTCCGAATCACGATGCCGATCCCGAACGTGAAGAAAATCTTCAAGATCTCAAGAAAAAAGTACTCGAAGAACGTGCAGATTTTGGAGTGGCATTTGATGGTGATGGAGATCGCGTCGGAATTCTCGATGACAAAGGGAATCACTATTCTGCTGATCTTCTTTTACTGCTTCTTTCCAGAGATCTTTTGACGCGGTATCCCGGAGCTTCAATTGTATTTGATTTGAAATCGACCGAGGTGCTTTCGGAAGAGATTCAAAAGCTTGGTGGAAAAGCGCTCATGTGCAAAACGGGGCATTCATTTGTGGAAGAAATGATGGAGAAAGAAAAAGCGCTTCTGGGCGGAGAAGTTTCTGGACATCTTTTTTTCGCAGAAGATTATTATGGTTATGATGATGCGCTTCTTGCAGCATTCAAAATCCTCACAGTCGTGTGGAATTCAGGGAAAAAGCTTGAAGAACATTTCGCGGATCTTCGGAGAACATTCATTACTCCAGAAATAAAAGTAAAAATTTCCGAACACGAAAAATTTGCGATTATGAAAAAAATTGTGCAGCATTTTTTAACTAAATATCCAGATGCGCTCACGATTGACGGAATTCGGATAGAATTTGGCGAAGGAGCATGGGGGATTATTCGAGTTTCCAATACTTCCGCATATCTCACGATGAGGTTTGAGGCGAGATCTGAGGAGAAGCTCTCTGAGATTCAAAAAATAGTTTTCGATCATTTGGAGGAATATGCCGAAATTTCTGGAATTCCGGAAGTGGAATTAATGTAA